TGACGCGCCGGACGACCTCACGTGCGTTCGCGGTCATGGTGAACACGGGGTTGCTCCTCTCGTGGTGCGTTGCCGGGACGGCGCCCGGCCTGCTCCTCCATCAAGACACCACCGGGCGTGCCGGGCAAGGAGACCGAACGAGGTGGAGCGGGATCGACGGGCGCCGGTCATCGAGCCGTCACACGACTGTCACACCGTGCCCGCTCAGCGCTCAGCGCTCAGCGCTCAGCGCTCCGGGTCCGGGTCGGGGCAGCCGAGGTCACTCGGCACGTCGGCGGTCTCGTCAGGCCCGCTCAGCAGCTCGGCGTAGTCGTCCGCCGTCACCGCCCCGTCCGCGAGGGCGCCCCCGGGAAGTGGCGCCTCGACGAGGCGACCGGAGGTGGTCATCTCGACCGCGTCGACGCCGGGCGCGGACGTCACCGACAGCACCAGCTGACCGACCGCGAACGGCAGTCTCTCGGGATCGCCGAGGTCGATCAGGTCGACGTCCACGCGGGCGAGGCCGTCGCTGGTCGCGACCAGCTCGAGGCGCGCTGACGGGGGAAGGGCCGAGGCCAGCCCCCGGTCACGCTCCTGCGTCGAGGGGGCGGCCGCCAGGGTGCGGAGCGTGGCCTCCACGACCTCGGACGAGGGATCCTCGCAGGAGGCGTCGACCGGCGCGGGCACGAGCACGTCGTCCCCGCGCAGCCACAGGACGACCGGGACCCCGCGATCGACTGGTTGAACCTGCCCAGTTCCGCAGCCGCAAATTCGTCCACGCGCTCAACCGTCACGGCATGGTCGGATCGATGGGTCGCGTCGGTGCCGCGGGCGACAACGCCGCCATGGAGAGCTTCTTCAGCTTGCTCCAGAGGAATGTCCTCGACCGTCGCTCCTGGGCCACTCGCGAGGAGCTCCGGATTGAGGTCGTGACCTGGATCGAGAGGACCTACCACCGCCGCCGTCGACAGGCCGCCCTCGGCCGATTGACCCCCATCGAGTTCGAGACCATCATGACCGCGTCAGCCACTCAGGCTGCGTGACCCAACCTGTCACCTGATCGTGCAGCAGCCCCGGAAGTGGTCGGCCGAAGGCTTCGTGCTCGTCAATGAGTGGGGTGATCAGTTGGCGCCGTGGACCTTGCAACGAGCGATGCGCAGGGCGAGAGCGAAAGTGTCTGGGCTGCCGCCGGATTTCAGGTTCCATGACCTGAGGCACTACCTGGCGAGCATGCTCATCGCCAGCGGTGCCGACGTGAAGGTCGTCCAGGCGCGCTTGCGGCACGCCTCAGCCAAGACCACGCTCGACACGTACGCCCATCTGTGGCCGGACTCGGATGAGTCGACCCGCTCGGCGATCGACGCGGTGATGCAGACAAGAGCCGAGGAGCTTCAGTCAGCCGAATCGCTCTGAGTCGAATCCTCGCCCGAACCTGACACCGAGCGTGCGCGCATGCGGTCGACGGCGTCGCGCAGTGGGCCTAGATCTTCCTCGATGGTGCTCTGCAGGATCTCAAGCTCGGTCATGAAGTACCGGTGCGCGAGGTGGTCGCGCATGCGCGCGATCTGGCGCCACGGGATGTCGGGTTCGGTTGATGTCAGGTTCTCGGGGAGCGCCTTGACTGCTTCACCGATCTCCAGGAGTCGGATGCGTACCGCGTCGCTCACCAAGCTGTCCGACAGCGGTCCCCGCTCGACATGCGATCGGATGGCCTCAGTCGCGGCGGTGATGTCGTCGAGGCGATCGGCGTCGTGACGACTCACAGTGCGATGAGGTCCTGCTGGACACGGACCCGCACGCGATCCTTGAGCCCAGAGTGAGGTACGAGGTCTACAGGGACGCCCAGGATGGCCTCGAGCTCGTCCTGAATCCGCAGGATGGTGAACAAGCTTGTGCGGGGCGCGAAGTCGACCAGGATGTCCAGATCACTGCCGTCGTGGTCGTCGCCGCGGGCAACGCTGCCAAAGAGGCGGGCGTTCCCGACGCCGTGACGCTCGAGCACCTCGCGCAACTGGTCCCGGTGGGCAGCCACGAGCCGACCAGTCGGGCCGGTGAGCGGACCGACTTCGGGCGTCGGCTTGGTCATGTTCCGATCGTACCGGGAAGTGATCTCCCGGTCCGGACGCCGCTGGCTCCCGTTGGCCGACACCGTCCGTCATTGGTCCGCGATGAAACGTTTTGCGGACTCGTTGCGGACTGAGACGAAACAAACCGGCTCC
This sequence is a window from Nocardioides sp. S5. Protein-coding genes within it:
- a CDS encoding tyrosine-type recombinase/integrase; the protein is MQQPRKWSAEGFVLVNEWGDQLAPWTLQRAMRRARAKVSGLPPDFRFHDLRHYLASMLIASGADVKVVQARLRHASAKTTLDTYAHLWPDSDESTRSAIDAVMQTRAEELQSAESL
- a CDS encoding nucleotidyltransferase family protein encodes the protein MTKPTPEVGPLTGPTGRLVAAHRDQLREVLERHGVGNARLFGSVARGDDHDGSDLDILVDFAPRTSLFTILRIQDELEAILGVPVDLVPHSGLKDRVRVRVQQDLIAL
- a CDS encoding HepT-like ribonuclease domain-containing protein codes for the protein MSRHDADRLDDITAATEAIRSHVERGPLSDSLVSDAVRIRLLEIGEAVKALPENLTSTEPDIPWRQIARMRDHLAHRYFMTELEILQSTIEEDLGPLRDAVDRMRARSVSGSGEDSTQSDSAD
- a CDS encoding GerMN domain-containing protein translates to MPAPVDASCEDPSSEVVEATLRTLAAAPSTQERDRGLASALPPSARLELVATSDGLARVDVDLIDLGDPERLPFAVGQLVLSVTSAPGVDAVEMTTSGRLVEAPLPGGALADGAVTADDYAELLSGPDETADVPSDLGCPDPDPER